One genomic region from Cetobacterium sp. ZOR0034 encodes:
- the dapF gene encoding diaminopimelate epimerase, which produces MRFKKMQGAGNDFILLDGIRNTYEDYSKIAKKLCDRRYGIGGDGLMVAEKSEIADIKMVYYNSDGSKGEMCGNGIRCFSKFVYEEKLVDTDEIKIETGDGVKTSYLKIEKDIVKEVTIYMGKARMTPKEIPVDSNSKNILREIISVGGEEFEYSAVLIGVPHAVIIKDNLERVDVNKVGEEMEKHKVFPKRINVNFIEILDKKRLKIKTWERGAGRTLACGTGSCSGAYIANLLDLVDEEVMVETEGGVLKIKIDGEDIFMTGAAETTFKGEIEWE; this is translated from the coding sequence ATGAGATTTAAAAAAATGCAAGGTGCAGGCAATGATTTTATACTATTAGATGGGATAAGAAATACTTATGAAGACTATTCAAAAATAGCTAAAAAGCTTTGTGATAGACGTTATGGTATTGGTGGCGATGGATTAATGGTAGCAGAGAAGAGTGAAATTGCAGATATAAAAATGGTGTACTATAATTCAGATGGGTCAAAAGGTGAAATGTGTGGAAATGGAATTAGATGTTTTTCGAAATTTGTATATGAAGAGAAACTTGTAGATACTGATGAGATAAAAATAGAAACGGGTGATGGAGTAAAAACATCATATTTAAAAATAGAAAAAGATATTGTCAAAGAGGTTACTATTTACATGGGAAAAGCAAGAATGACTCCAAAAGAGATTCCTGTTGATTCAAATTCTAAAAATATATTAAGAGAGATAATTAGTGTAGGTGGAGAAGAGTTTGAATACTCAGCAGTGCTGATAGGAGTTCCACATGCAGTTATAATAAAAGATAATTTAGAGAGAGTTGATGTAAATAAAGTTGGAGAAGAGATGGAAAAACATAAAGTATTTCCAAAGAGAATTAATGTAAACTTCATAGAGATTTTAGATAAAAAAAGATTAAAAATAAAAACGTGGGAGAGAGGTGCTGGAAGAACACTAGCGTGTGGAACGGGTTCTTGTTCAGGAGCGTATATAGCCAATTTGTTAGATTTGGTAGATGAAGAGGTTATGGTAGAAACAGAGGGTGGAGTGTTAAAAATTAAGATAGATGGAGAAGATATCTTTATGACAGGAGCAGCAGAGACCACATTTAAAGGAGAGATAGAATGGGAATAG
- the fabG gene encoding 3-oxoacyl-[acyl-carrier-protein] reductase, whose protein sequence is MNRIEGKIALVTGGARGIGRTIVEKLASEGAELVISCDMGEATFEQANVRHEILNVTDRDAIKELVKKIKEEFGRVDILVNNAGITKDAPFVRMSEDAWDAVISVNLKGVFNVTQAIAPLMTKNKKGSIITISSVVGLYGNIGQANYSATKGGVIAMTKTWSKELARKGAQIRANCVAPGFIATPMTDVLPEDVINGMLERTALGKLGMPEDIANAVLFLASDESAYITGQTIEVSGGLAL, encoded by the coding sequence ATGAATAGAATAGAAGGAAAAATTGCTTTAGTAACTGGTGGAGCTAGAGGAATTGGAAGAACTATAGTTGAAAAATTAGCTTCTGAAGGTGCTGAATTAGTTATCTCTTGTGATATGGGAGAAGCAACTTTCGAGCAAGCAAACGTTAGACACGAAATTTTAAATGTAACTGATAGAGATGCTATTAAAGAATTAGTAAAAAAAATAAAAGAGGAATTTGGAAGAGTTGATATCCTAGTTAACAATGCTGGAATAACTAAGGATGCTCCTTTTGTTAGAATGAGCGAAGATGCTTGGGATGCTGTTATCAGTGTTAACTTAAAAGGTGTTTTCAATGTTACTCAAGCTATTGCACCTTTAATGACTAAAAATAAAAAAGGTTCAATCATAACTATATCATCTGTAGTTGGATTATACGGAAACATTGGACAAGCAAACTACTCAGCAACTAAAGGTGGAGTTATTGCTATGACTAAAACTTGGTCTAAAGAATTAGCTAGAAAAGGTGCTCAAATCAGAGCTAACTGTGTTGCACCTGGATTCATTGCTACTCCTATGACTGATGTACTACCTGAAGATGTAATCAATGGAATGCTTGAGAGAACTGCTTTAGGGAAATTAGGAATGCCTGAAGATATCGCTAATGCTGTATTATTCCTTGCAAGTGACGAATCAGCTTATATCACTGGACAAACTATTGAAGTTAGTGGTGGATTAGCACTTTAA
- a CDS encoding hemolysin family protein, with product MGIAEKIVFIIFLILISAFFSMAEISLAGARKIKLQLLVDEGNFNAKKVIDLQSNPGNFFTTVQIGLNIVAILAGIIGDGILSPILNKYISNPTVAFLISFAFVTGAFVEFADLIPKRLAMVYPEKIAVTLVNPMSLTIKLLTPIVWVFNGVANMVFKIFDTPISRDELITHDDIFALVDAGAEAGVVHTKEHHLIENVFELEQRWVSSAMTTRDEIVYFTLEETEESIKQKIAEYPHSKFLVCESDIDSIYGYVGSKDILPRILKGESSGLQNIKEITNRNILIIPNTLTLSEMLDRFNEAREDFAVILNEYAHVVGVITLNDVVSTLMGDVVYPMQEEYIIKRGDGSWLIDGVTAIEDVKKVLEIESFPEEDSYETIAGFMMYMLKSIPKKGAHIEYNGYSFEVVDVDNFKIDQLLVIKEDKELKESIDE from the coding sequence ATGGGAATAGCAGAAAAAATTGTATTTATAATATTTTTGATTTTAATAAGTGCCTTTTTCTCAATGGCAGAGATATCATTAGCAGGAGCTAGAAAAATAAAGTTGCAACTTCTAGTTGATGAGGGAAATTTTAATGCGAAAAAAGTAATAGATTTACAAAGTAATCCGGGGAATTTTTTTACTACAGTTCAAATAGGGTTAAATATTGTAGCGATATTAGCCGGGATAATAGGAGATGGTATTTTATCACCTATTTTAAATAAATATATTTCAAATCCAACAGTTGCATTTTTAATATCATTTGCTTTTGTAACAGGTGCATTTGTTGAATTTGCAGATTTGATTCCTAAAAGATTAGCGATGGTTTATCCTGAAAAGATAGCGGTAACTTTGGTGAATCCAATGAGTTTAACAATAAAATTATTAACACCTATTGTATGGGTTTTTAATGGAGTCGCAAATATGGTATTTAAAATTTTTGATACACCTATTTCAAGAGATGAATTGATAACTCATGATGATATATTTGCACTAGTAGATGCTGGAGCGGAAGCAGGAGTTGTTCATACAAAAGAACATCACTTGATAGAGAACGTTTTTGAGTTAGAGCAAAGATGGGTGTCATCAGCAATGACAACAAGAGATGAGATAGTTTATTTTACATTAGAAGAGACAGAAGAAAGTATAAAGCAAAAGATTGCAGAGTATCCTCATTCAAAGTTTTTGGTTTGTGAGAGTGATATCGATTCTATTTATGGTTATGTTGGATCAAAAGATATTCTTCCAAGAATTTTAAAAGGAGAATCAAGTGGCCTTCAAAATATAAAAGAGATTACAAATAGAAATATTTTGATTATACCAAATACTTTAACTTTATCTGAAATGTTAGATAGATTTAATGAAGCTAGAGAAGATTTCGCGGTGATTTTAAATGAGTATGCTCATGTTGTTGGAGTGATAACTTTAAATGATGTTGTATCTACTTTGATGGGAGATGTTGTATATCCGATGCAAGAGGAGTATATAATAAAAAGAGGCGATGGTTCTTGGTTGATAGATGGTGTTACGGCAATAGAAGATGTTAAAAAAGTTTTAGAGATAGAATCATTCCCAGAAGAGGATAGTTATGAAACTATAGCAGGATTTATGATGTATATGCTAAAAAGTATCCCTAAAAAGGGAGCACATATAGAATATAATGGATATAGTTTTGAAGTTGTAGATGTAGATAATTTTAAAATAGATCAGTTGTTAGTAATAAAAGAAGATAAAGAATTAAAAGAAAGTATTGATGAATAA
- the efp gene encoding elongation factor P — MKTAQELRAGSTVKIGNDPYVILKAEYNKSGRNAAVMKYKMKNLLNGNISDAIYKADDKMDDIRLDKVKAVYSYNDGDFYVFSNPETWDQIELKDEDLGDALNYLEEAMELEVVYYESTPVAVELPTFVERQVTYTEPGLRGDTSGKVMKPAKINTGFEIQVPLFVEQDEWIKIDTRSNEYVERIKR; from the coding sequence ATGAAAACTGCTCAAGAACTAAGAGCTGGAAGTACAGTAAAGATTGGAAACGATCCTTACGTAATTCTAAAAGCAGAGTACAACAAATCAGGAAGAAACGCTGCTGTGATGAAGTACAAAATGAAAAACTTATTAAACGGAAACATATCTGACGCTATATACAAAGCTGACGATAAAATGGACGATATCAGACTTGATAAAGTTAAAGCTGTTTACTCATACAACGATGGAGATTTCTATGTATTCTCTAACCCAGAAACTTGGGATCAAATCGAATTAAAAGATGAGGATTTAGGAGATGCTTTAAATTACTTAGAAGAAGCAATGGAATTAGAAGTAGTTTACTATGAGTCAACTCCAGTTGCAGTAGAGTTACCTACTTTCGTTGAAAGACAAGTAACTTATACTGAGCCAGGATTAAGAGGAGATACTTCAGGAAAAGTAATGAAACCTGCTAAAATAAACACAGGATTCGAAATTCAAGTTCCTTTATTCGTTGAGCAAGATGAGTGGATTAAAATCGATACAAGATCAAACGAATACGTTGAAAGAATCAAAAGATAG
- a CDS encoding ClC family H(+)/Cl(-) exchange transporter has translation MIEKRNIQNHVELLQKGNKGLYGLSILVGITTGITVSVYRYGLSFAEHLRSQYLNKELLTNPIKLIFIWGIFIAIGLFVDYISRKFPTTGGSGIPQVKALILRKLDYLFWFKELLVKFFGGLLGIGAGLSLGREGPSVQLGSYIGYGVTKIFKRDYTDEKYLVTAGSSAGLAGAFGAPLSGVIFSMEELHRFFSSKLIICTFLASICSNFMARRIFDMNPSFDLYTKYPTNINPYLQFLFFIIFGVILAFCGKFFTFSLIKTQDIFKGVKLPRAFKISFVMTLSFIICFIMPDITGGGHHLVEELPHLNQTIIFLIFVLLAKLFFTTISYATGFQGGIFLPMLVLGAILGKIYALILISNFGVGNDFIVHYMILGMAGFFVAVVRAPITGTILILEMTGSFDHLLAIATISIVAYYITDILKLEPIYEILYDRMPKKKLNDDLEEDRHEHLDKTLICIPVSADSDFENKLIKDINWPKHTLVVAIRRAEVEYIPKGSSQILAGDVLVLLLPSKQADKLNEDLFKMGTSH, from the coding sequence ATGATTGAAAAAAGAAATATTCAAAATCATGTTGAACTTCTCCAAAAAGGAAATAAGGGATTGTATGGTCTTTCAATACTAGTCGGTATTACAACTGGAATAACTGTTTCAGTTTATAGATATGGACTATCTTTTGCAGAACATCTTAGAAGTCAATATCTTAATAAAGAACTGTTAACCAATCCAATAAAACTTATTTTTATTTGGGGTATTTTTATCGCAATAGGACTTTTCGTAGATTACATATCTAGAAAATTTCCTACAACTGGAGGAAGTGGTATTCCTCAAGTGAAAGCTCTAATTTTAAGAAAATTAGATTATCTATTTTGGTTTAAAGAACTGCTTGTAAAATTCTTTGGAGGTTTATTAGGAATTGGAGCTGGTTTATCTCTTGGTAGAGAAGGACCTTCTGTACAATTAGGATCATATATCGGATATGGTGTCACTAAAATTTTCAAAAGAGATTATACTGATGAAAAATACTTAGTGACTGCGGGATCAAGTGCTGGATTGGCCGGAGCTTTTGGAGCTCCATTATCAGGAGTTATTTTTAGTATGGAAGAACTTCATCGTTTCTTCTCATCTAAACTAATCATTTGTACTTTCTTAGCTAGTATCTGTTCAAACTTTATGGCTAGAAGAATTTTTGATATGAATCCATCTTTTGATTTATATACTAAATATCCTACAAATATAAATCCATATCTTCAATTTTTATTTTTTATAATTTTTGGAGTTATCCTTGCGTTTTGTGGAAAGTTTTTTACTTTTTCATTAATTAAAACTCAAGATATTTTTAAAGGAGTAAAATTACCTCGAGCTTTTAAAATATCATTTGTAATGACATTATCATTTATAATATGTTTTATTATGCCTGATATAACAGGTGGTGGACATCATTTAGTTGAAGAACTACCACATTTAAATCAAACAATCATATTTTTAATATTTGTTCTATTAGCTAAACTTTTTTTCACAACAATATCATACGCTACTGGTTTCCAAGGTGGAATTTTTTTACCAATGCTTGTTTTAGGGGCTATTTTAGGAAAAATATACGCTCTTATACTTATTAGTAACTTTGGTGTTGGAAATGACTTTATTGTCCATTATATGATTTTAGGTATGGCTGGTTTCTTTGTTGCTGTAGTTAGAGCACCCATAACCGGAACAATTTTGATTCTAGAAATGACTGGAAGCTTTGATCATCTCTTAGCTATTGCTACTATATCTATCGTAGCCTATTATATAACTGATATTTTAAAACTTGAACCTATATATGAGATTCTTTATGATAGAATGCCTAAGAAAAAGCTAAACGATGATCTTGAAGAGGACCGTCACGAACATCTAGATAAAACACTTATCTGTATTCCAGTTTCTGCTGATTCAGATTTTGAAAACAAATTGATAAAAGATATCAACTGGCCAAAACATACTCTAGTCGTTGCTATTAGAAGAGCTGAAGTTGAGTATATACCTAAAGGAAGTTCTCAAATTTTAGCAGGGGATGTTCTTGTTTTACTACTACCTAGTAAACAAGCAGATAAATTAAATGAAGACCTATTCAAAATGGGAACATCTCATTAA